A window from Cytophagia bacterium CHB2 encodes these proteins:
- the hslV gene encoding ATP-dependent protease subunit HslV, with the protein MHATTILGVRHKNSCALAGDGQVTYGDTVLKMSAKKIRRLYKDSVLVGFAGAAADAFALFEKFEERLDKFRGNLSRSAVELAKEWRTDRYLRRLEAQLVVMDKEKTFVISGTGDVIEPDDGIIAIGSGGGYAMASARALARYSNLSARQIVEEAMNIAADICIYTNKNLMIEELNYG; encoded by the coding sequence ATTCACGCCACGACGATTCTGGGCGTGCGCCACAAAAATAGTTGTGCGCTTGCCGGCGACGGCCAGGTCACCTATGGCGATACTGTCTTGAAAATGAGCGCCAAAAAAATTCGACGTTTATACAAGGATTCCGTGCTGGTCGGCTTTGCCGGCGCCGCTGCCGATGCCTTCGCACTGTTTGAAAAATTCGAAGAGCGCCTGGACAAGTTTCGCGGCAATCTCAGCCGTTCCGCCGTCGAATTGGCGAAAGAATGGCGTACCGATCGCTATTTGCGTCGCCTTGAAGCACAGCTTGTTGTGATGGACAAGGAAAAAACCTTTGTCATTTCCGGCACCGGCGATGTCATCGAACCGGATGACGGCATCATCGCAATCGGCTCGGGCGGCGGTTATGCCATGGCCTCCGCGCGCGCGCTGGCGCGCTATTCGAATCTCTCGGCACGGCAAATCGTCGAGGAGGCGATGAACATTGCGGCGGATATTTGCATCTACACCAACAAAAACCTCATGATCGAAGAACTTAATTATGGATAA
- the rpoN gene encoding RNA polymerase factor sigma-54 yields MLNLSQKLSQQLRQSPQQVLLSSLLQLPTIMLEQKLRMEIEQNPLLEVVDEMEMETEQEQEDEIEIELEQKEEEPREEALAEVNINEEGEKENPEKDDVDWEAILGDEENYEYRAPRDNSVEVYEQQEASQETLPEHLLTQLHMQRLDDEEITIGEYIIWNINEDGYLACSVELITQNLGMTIEKVEKVLRVIQRFDPVGIAARTLQECLLIQLEEKNPRHELAIKIIKTCFDDFTNKRFEKIAKKLEISLDDIKAAMDEITQLNPKPGEGYFSAQDNAIVPDLTVDRDGDEFRIIQHDSNVPHLRINNRYKDILLKNAKNRQQAREAREFVKKRLESARWLINSIHQRRLTILRVMEAIVQKQRDFFEHGKQYIKPMILKDIADEIGMDISTVSRVTNGKYVQTEHGVFELKYFFSEGLRSDDGDEVSNRRIKQRIQEIINAESPHKPLNDQTIANILKKENFNVARRTVAKYREQMMIPVSRLRRKI; encoded by the coding sequence ATGCTGAATTTATCGCAAAAACTGAGTCAACAGCTCCGGCAGTCGCCGCAGCAGGTATTGCTGTCCTCTCTGCTGCAATTGCCGACGATCATGCTCGAACAAAAGCTGCGCATGGAGATCGAACAAAATCCCTTGCTCGAAGTCGTGGATGAAATGGAGATGGAAACCGAGCAGGAACAGGAAGACGAGATTGAAATCGAGCTGGAGCAAAAAGAAGAAGAACCGCGCGAAGAAGCGCTGGCAGAAGTCAATATCAACGAAGAAGGCGAGAAGGAAAATCCGGAGAAGGATGACGTTGATTGGGAGGCCATTCTCGGCGACGAGGAGAACTACGAATACCGGGCCCCGCGCGACAACAGCGTCGAAGTGTACGAACAGCAAGAAGCTTCGCAAGAAACTCTGCCGGAGCATCTGCTCACCCAATTGCACATGCAGCGCCTGGATGACGAGGAAATCACCATCGGGGAATACATCATATGGAACATCAATGAGGACGGCTATCTGGCGTGCTCCGTGGAATTGATCACGCAGAATCTCGGCATGACCATCGAAAAAGTGGAAAAAGTGTTGCGGGTGATTCAACGTTTCGATCCGGTCGGCATTGCGGCGCGCACCCTGCAAGAGTGCCTGTTGATTCAGCTTGAAGAGAAAAACCCGCGCCACGAGCTGGCGATTAAAATCATCAAAACCTGTTTCGATGATTTTACCAACAAGCGTTTCGAAAAAATCGCAAAGAAGCTCGAGATCAGCCTGGATGACATCAAGGCCGCGATGGATGAAATCACCCAGCTCAACCCCAAGCCCGGCGAGGGCTATTTCTCCGCGCAGGATAACGCCATCGTGCCGGATTTAACGGTCGATCGTGACGGCGACGAATTTCGCATCATTCAGCACGATTCCAACGTGCCGCATCTGCGCATCAACAATCGCTACAAGGACATTTTGCTGAAGAACGCCAAGAACCGCCAGCAGGCGCGCGAGGCGCGCGAGTTCGTGAAAAAACGGCTGGAGTCGGCGCGTTGGCTGATCAACTCGATTCATCAGCGGCGGCTCACGATTCTGCGCGTGATGGAGGCGATTGTGCAGAAGCAGCGCGACTTTTTCGAGCATGGCAAGCAATACATCAAGCCGATGATCCTGAAAGATATTGCCGATGAAATCGGCATGGATATTTCCACCGTCTCGCGCGTGACCAACGGCAAATACGTGCAAACCGAGCACGGCGTTTTCGAATTGAAGTATTTTTTCAGCGAGGGGCTGCGCTCGGATGACGGTGATGAGGTGTCCAACCGCCGTATCAAGCAGCGGATTCAAGAGATCATCAATGCCGAGTCGCCCCACAAACCGTTGAATGATCAAACCATCGCCAACATCCTCAAAAAGGAAAATTTCAACGTTGCGCGGCGCACCGTGGCAAAATACCGCGAACAAATGATGATCCCGGTTTCGCGCCTGCGCCGCAAGATTTGA
- the lptB gene encoding LPS export ABC transporter ATP-binding protein — translation MLRSERLVKIYNKRRVVNQVSIEVKQGEIVGLLGPNGAGKTTTFYMITGMIRPTEGKIFLEDVEVTAMPMYRRAQLGVGYLSQEPSIFRRLTVEQNILAILETRPMSQRERRQRLSELLEELAISHLAKNYAYTLSGGERRRVEITRALVTNPKFILLDEPFAGVDPIAVEDIQEIVRGLKQRGIGVLITDHNVHETLSITDRAYLLYEGTVLKSGTTEYLANDPEARKLYLGDKFRLDR, via the coding sequence ATGCTGCGTTCCGAACGTCTAGTCAAAATCTATAACAAACGGCGCGTCGTCAACCAGGTCTCGATCGAGGTCAAGCAAGGCGAGATTGTCGGCCTGTTGGGCCCGAATGGCGCGGGCAAGACGACGACGTTTTATATGATCACCGGCATGATCCGGCCGACCGAAGGAAAGATATTTCTCGAGGACGTTGAAGTAACGGCCATGCCGATGTATCGCCGCGCCCAGCTTGGCGTCGGCTATCTGTCGCAAGAGCCCAGCATCTTTCGCCGGCTCACAGTCGAGCAGAACATTCTGGCGATACTCGAGACGCGCCCCATGTCGCAGCGCGAGCGGCGCCAGCGGTTATCTGAATTATTGGAAGAATTGGCGATCTCGCATCTCGCCAAAAATTACGCCTACACGCTCTCGGGCGGTGAGCGCCGCCGCGTCGAGATTACGCGCGCGTTGGTGACGAACCCCAAATTTATTTTGCTGGATGAGCCGTTTGCCGGCGTCGATCCCATTGCGGTGGAAGACATTCAGGAAATCGTGCGCGGCTTGAAACAACGCGGCATCGGCGTGCTGATCACAGATCACAATGTACACGAAACCCTGTCGATCACCGATCGTGCGTATTTGTTGTATGAAGGAACCGTGCTGAAATCCGGCACGACCGAGTATCTCGCCAACGACCCGGAGGCGCGCAAGCTGTATTTAGGAGACAAGTTTCGTCTGGATAGATGA
- the lptC gene encoding LPS export ABC transporter periplasmic protein LptC, whose amino-acid sequence MKKNVLLPAAFTLLLAGCQSSPQTASTSKGFDGPEQEGWNSKVTVTSAGRVAAIVQYGHMAKYAKEHRVLFDEGVVVDFYGKKGEHSSKLTSERGILYENNNDVEALGNVIVVSDSGTTLRTEKLRWLNQREKIVSDEFVTITTAKGDSLYGKGFESDATMKEWSIRQPSGVSKKKLNLPNR is encoded by the coding sequence ATGAAAAAAAACGTATTGTTGCCAGCCGCCTTCACGCTTTTGCTGGCCGGTTGTCAATCCTCTCCGCAAACGGCCAGCACCTCAAAAGGATTTGACGGGCCGGAACAAGAAGGCTGGAATAGCAAAGTCACGGTCACAAGCGCGGGCCGCGTGGCTGCCATCGTGCAATACGGCCATATGGCAAAATACGCGAAAGAGCATCGCGTTTTGTTTGATGAAGGTGTCGTGGTTGATTTTTACGGCAAAAAGGGCGAGCATTCTTCCAAGCTTACTTCGGAACGCGGCATTTTGTACGAGAACAACAACGATGTCGAAGCCCTGGGTAACGTCATTGTCGTGTCTGACAGCGGCACGACGCTGCGCACCGAAAAATTACGCTGGCTGAATCAGCGTGAAAAAATTGTGAGCGACGAGTTTGTCACCATCACCACGGCCAAAGGCGATTCCCTTTATGGCAAAGGCTTTGAATCCGACGCCACCATGAAAGAATGGTCGATTCGGCAGCCGTCAGGCGTGAGCAAGAAAAAATTGAATTTGCCGAATCGGTAA
- a CDS encoding KpsF/GutQ family sugar-phosphate isomerase — protein MSSFLNIAREVIRIEAEAVAALESRIDANFERAVNLLFDCKGRVIVSGIGKSGIIAQKIAATLSSTGTAAMFVHPAEAAHGDLGMVMPGDVVICISKSGTTHEFYLLISLFKRLEIPLIVMTANPHSPIAERAEVILDISVKREACPHDLAPTASTTATLALGDALAVALLEKRHFTQDDFALRHPGGTLGRKLLLRIDDVMYTGDRVAAVGLAASLDEVILEITSKRFGATCVVDENGKLAGIITDGDLRRLLRRKQDVHDLAARQLMTPDPKSVHAGTLAAKVLEIMEEHDIMQMIIVDAEHRPVGMVHLHDLLKAGIA, from the coding sequence ATGTCATCCTTTCTGAATATCGCTCGCGAAGTGATCCGCATCGAGGCCGAAGCCGTGGCTGCCCTCGAAAGCCGCATCGACGCCAACTTCGAACGGGCAGTAAACTTGCTCTTTGACTGCAAAGGCCGGGTGATCGTTTCGGGCATCGGCAAAAGCGGCATTATTGCCCAAAAAATTGCGGCGACGTTGTCCAGCACCGGCACAGCCGCGATGTTCGTGCATCCCGCGGAAGCGGCGCACGGCGACCTCGGCATGGTGATGCCCGGAGATGTCGTAATTTGCATTTCCAAAAGCGGCACGACCCACGAGTTCTACTTGCTCATCTCGTTATTCAAGCGGCTTGAGATTCCTCTCATCGTCATGACCGCCAATCCGCATTCGCCGATTGCGGAGCGTGCGGAGGTAATCTTAGATATCAGTGTGAAACGCGAAGCCTGCCCGCACGATCTTGCGCCGACCGCAAGCACCACGGCCACACTCGCACTCGGCGACGCGCTGGCGGTCGCCTTGCTAGAAAAGCGCCACTTCACACAAGACGATTTTGCGCTGCGCCATCCGGGCGGAACATTGGGGCGCAAGCTGCTGTTGCGGATCGATGATGTCATGTATACCGGTGATCGTGTTGCGGCGGTAGGCCTCGCGGCTTCTCTGGATGAAGTCATTTTGGAAATCACCAGCAAACGCTTTGGCGCAACGTGTGTCGTAGATGAAAATGGCAAACTCGCCGGCATAATAACCGACGGCGATTTACGGCGGCTGTTGCGGCGCAAACAAGACGTGCATGATCTGGCAGCGCGGCAGCTCATGACGCCCGATCCGAAATCCGTACACGCCGGCACGCTCGCCGCAAAAGTACTGGAGATCATGGAGGAGCATGACATTATGCAGATGATCATTGTCGACGCCGAGCATCGCCCGGTGGGCATGGTGCATTTGCACGATTTACTGAAGGCGGGGATTGCTTGA